The following proteins are co-located in the Aquarana catesbeiana isolate 2022-GZ linkage group LG02, ASM4218655v1, whole genome shotgun sequence genome:
- the LOC141128257 gene encoding zinc finger protein Rlf-like, translating into MLCIRALQITSNENDATKTSVCKTIACLLPQDLEVRRACQLTEFLFEPTTEGLNILEELYLQPDQKNVEESSVISNSLRCELLLALKSHWLFDPEFWDWKTLKRHCLKLLGQDGSDTEEESYGEPSVNDPDLLDASLASYNYHSEQTEETQEYTFNETENVKVKKPVGSSERYKRWLQYKFYCVICNREVIEARILHHAKMHLEDGIYTCPVCVKKFRKKEIFVPHVMDHMKMPMRHRQKKKETKKRESAKSPEPEPEPEPEPESDPDGYMSFRALRDKNLQDRDVYPCPGTDCSRVFKQFKYLSIHLKAEHQNNDENAKHYLDLKNMREKCGYCRRHFITNFHLSQHMRIHVGSHPFMCVSIDCNERFKTVNELLHHKHTHLELQYKCELEGCHLVFSDLGLLYHHEAQHFRDAAYTCTFPQCKKFYYCKTELQKHIATHVAHSENSFGNGTEFFNNLKNEVDNLNNSSCNYLPSLIERNMSSKKTEPESENLDEEKLEQVKTEPCLHHGMGPDCTLKNECKDQINTEKLNMGTCKMTDPASDIKQECLHSSGVEELLEKPHEAESLCDVTMPNEAHIKSEEEEIPTSEDFTKSSTSEDIMFELLTSLKQLNLKNVDTCIQETIANSPKSSKVTQNRNTKKKEKIPSQYISQLSSKPFFCEFKGCKSAFVTKAALLLHYCKKHDYTKEKALKLNMFQKKFSPFECHICQRRFTRRTLLRFHYKNDHHIGKEKPRRNVRKFDKKMKPRIKHQRRTGCWEKLLTNEVSCHSNIRTSPVQEGFISETYADSLSDETDSSNAFGALRPDDLNSIEARGTRRIVEKDKSCYALNKYHKPFHCIHKSCSASFTSQRGLVRHYQLVHQYNRESLCLEKDKEQNKKETNKCRRIFTCKYEECKKSFICGRALSKHYKEFHDQSENEEKEVDGFDDENYLQSETEEDEVKFSDESESEESEFYCDVEGCTAVFTDHTNYSRHMTRHRKCNLYDCRRKRKKKVKEVDENYIEPKRYKRFFQRKNVKVQNNAGKKEEVEFKTRKEALQMCAQNTDVTQFPCMVHGCSSVVKLESSIIRHYKLTHHLNPAFVSNQIRELVYCVKNLSKNREEFSSPEGSPKSSDHFQDHKITRLSLRSSNISTSNERCDSHKTSNSDLRKNGSVDRDFYGTSPHHNKISNNLNESDMRSSNRRNEDRTSKSSGKENISSFHKGHKEENYKGVPSQDPAESDLLESTKCNQQDPVQAVIGLTNFKPMGFESSFLKFLQESRNSDEDDESDSDEWDFPQKSKRRNSLQNRKRACKERNERETCLSLGKTASSEPTLENLRTMLDKALTDCGDLALKQLHQLYQKPVVVLERSDFTAPLIDLFSSKKTDQLCVGIS; encoded by the coding sequence ATGCTTTGCATTCGGGCACTTCAGATCACCTCAAATGAAAATGATGCCACAAAGACTTCAGTTTGCAAAACAATAGCTTGTCTCTTACCTCAAGACTTGGAGGTGAGAAGAGCCTGCCAGCTCACAGAATTCTTGTTTGAGCCAACAACTGAAGGACTGAATATTCTGGAGGAGCTCTATCTTCAGCCTGATCAAAAGAATGTTGAGGAATCTAGTGTTATTTCAAACTCTTTACGCTGTGAACTACTTCTAGCCCTGAAAAGTCATTGGTTGTTTGATCCAGAGTTCTGGGATTGGAAGACATTAAAGCGACACTGCCTTAAACTTCTTGGGCAAGATGGTTCTGATACAGAGGAGGAGAGCTATGGCGAACCTTCAGTTAATGATCCTGATCTTTTGGATGCTTCTTTGGCTAGTTATAATTATCACTCTGAACAGACAGAAGAAACTCAAGAATATACTTTTAATGAAACTGAAAATGTTAAAGTGAAAAAACCTGTTGGGTCTTCTGAAAGATATAAGCGGTGGTTGCAGTATAAATTTTACTGTGTAATTTGCAACAGAGAAGTAATTGAGGCACGAATACTCCATCATgctaaaatgcaccttgaagatggCATTTATACATGTCCTGTGTGCGTAAAAAAGttcagaaagaaagaaatatttgtTCCTCACGTAATGGATCATATGAAAATGCCAATGAGACATcgtcaaaaaaagaaagaaactaaGAAACGGGAATCTGCAAAGtcccctgaacctgaacctgaacctgaacctgaacctgagagTGACCCCGACGGTTATATGTCATTCAGGGCATTAAGGGACAAAAATTTACAGGATAGAGACGTCTATCCTTGTCCCGGAACTGACTGTTCAAGAGTCTTTAAGCAGTTCAAATATTTAAGCATACATTTGAAAGCAGAACACCAAAACAATGatgaaaatgcaaaacattatttagACTTGAAAAATATGAGAGAGAAATGTGGTTATTGTCGTCgacattttattacaaattttcacTTAAGCCAGCACATGAGAATTCATGTTGGTTCCCATCCATTTATGTGTGTTTCTATAGACTGCAATGAAAGGTTTAAAACTGTCAATGAACTGCTTCATCACAAACATACACACTTAGAACTTCAATACAAATGTGAATTGGAAGGGTGCCACTTAGTGTTCAGTGACTTAGGACTACTGTACCATCATGAAGCTCAGCACTTTCGAGATGCTGCATATACATGCACTTTTCCGCAGTGCAAAAAATTTTATTATTGTAAGACTGAATTACAGAAAcatattgcaacacatgtggcacATTCTGAGAACAGCTTTGGCAATGGGACCGAGTTCTTCAACAACCTAAAAAATGAAGTTGACAATCTAAATAATTCTTCATGTAATTACCTGCCTTCACTTATTGAAAGAAATATGTCTTCTAAGAAAACAGAGCCTGAATCTGAAAATCTGGATGAGGAAAAGCTTGAGCAAGTCAAAACAGAACCCTGCTTGCATCATGGAATGGGTCCAGACTGCACATTGAAAAATGAATGCAAAGATCAAATTAATACTGAAAAACTTAACATGGGCACATGCAAAATGACTGATCCAGCAAGTGACATCAAACAGGAATGCCTACATAGTTCAGGTGTTGAAGAACTGCTTGAAAAGCCACATGAAGCTGAAAGTTTATGTGATGTTACAATGCCAAATGAAGCTCACATAAAAAGTGAAGAGGAGGAGATTCCTACATCTGAAGactttacaaagtcatccacatcAGAAGACATAATGTTTGAACTTCTTACTAGTTTGAAACAGCTTAATTTAAAAAATGTGGATACGTGTATTCAAGAAACAATAGCGAATTCCCCTAAAAGCTCTAAAGTAACACAAAATAGAAACACCAAGAAGAAAGAAAAGATCCCCAGCCAGTATATTTCTCAATTATCCTCCAAACCATTTTTCTGTGAATTTAAGGGCTGCAAGTCTGCTTTTGTCACAAAAGCTGCCCTTTTATTGCATTATTGTAAAAAGCATGACTATACAAAGGAAAAAGCTCTTAAACTGAACATGTTCCAAAAAAAATTTTCACCTTTTGAGTGCCATATCTGCCAAAGACGATTTACAAGGCGAACTCTACTTCGCTTTCATTATAAGAATGATCACCACATAGGGAAGGAAAAGCCAAGAAGAAATGTCAGGAAATTCGATAAAAAGATGAAGCCACGTATTAAGCATCAAAGACGCACAGGTTGCTGGGAAAAACTCCTGACAAATGAGGTCAGCTGCCACAGTAATATCAGGACATCTCCAGTCCAAGAGGGTTTTATTTCTGAGACGTATGCAGATTCGTTGTCCGATGAGACTGACAGCAGTAATGCTTTTGGTGCTTTAAGACCTGATGATCTGAATTCTATAGAAGCGAGAGGAACCAGGCGCATTGTAGAGAAAGATAAGTCTTGTTATGCCTTAAACAAGTATCACAAACCTTTTCACTGCATACATAAATCTTGCAGTGCTTCTTTTACAAGTCAGCGAGGCTTAGTTCGCCATTACCAGCTTGTACATCAATATAACAGGGAGTCTTTATGCTTGGAAAAAGATAAGGAGCAGAACAAAAAAGAGACAAATAAATGTAGAAGGATATTCACTTGCAAATATGAAGAATGCAAAAAAAGCTTCATTTGTGGTAGAGCGTTGTCCAAACATTACAAAGAATTTCATGATCAGAGTGAAAATGAAGAGAAGGAGGTTGATGGTTTTGACGATGAAAACTACTTGCAATCTGAAACCGAGGAAGATGAAGTAAAATTTAGTGACGAAAGTGAAAGTGAGGAATCTGAATTTTACTGTGATGTAGAGGGCTGCACTGCCGTGTTCACGGATCATACAAACTATTCACGACACATGACACGTCACCGAAAATGCAACCTTTATGACTGTAGGAGAAAGCGTAAGAAAAAAGTAAAGGAAGTGGATGAAAACTATATTGAGCCCAAGCGCTACAAACGTTTTTTTCAAAGGAAGAATGTAAAGGTTCAAAATAATGCTGGAAAAAAAGAGGAGGTTGAATTTAAAACCAGAAAAGAAGCATTACAGATGTGTGCACAAAATACAGATGTTACACAGTTTCCATGTATGGTTCATGGCTGTTCATCGGTTGTAAAGTTAGAAAGTAGTATTATTCGGCATTACAAGCTAACACATCACCTAAATCCTGCATTTGTAAGCAATCAAATACGTGAACTGGTTTACTGTGTAAAAAACCTTTCTAAGAACAGAGAAGAATTCAGTTCACCAGAAGGCAGTCCTAAAAGCAGTGATCACTTTCAGGATCATAAAATAACCAGGTTAAGTTTGCGTAGTAGTAATATTAGCACATCAAATGAGAGATGTGACTCTCACAAAACCTCTAATAGTGACCTCAGAAAAAATGGCTCTGTGGATAGAGACTTTTATGGCACATCACCACATCATAATAAAATCTCTAATAATCTTAATGAATCTGACATGAGGTCTTCTAACAGGAGAAATGAGGATAGAACTTCTAAGTCTAGTGGAAAAGAAAATATCTCCAGTTTCCATAAAGGTCACAAAGAGGAAAACTATAAAGGAGTTCCTTCACAAGATCCTGCAGAATCAGACTTGCTTGAGTCAACAAAATGCAATCAACAAGATCCAGTTCAAGCAGTCATTGGACTTACCAACTTTAAGCCAATGGGCTTTGAATCATCTTTTTTAAAGTTTCTGCAGGAAAGTAGGAACTCGGATGAAGATGATGAATCAGATTCTGATGAATGGGATTTCCCACAAAAAAGCAAACGTCGAAATTCTTTGCAGAATCGGAAACGAGCCTGTAAAGAGCGAAATGAACGTGAAACATGTTTGTCGTTGGGTAAAACTGCATCATCTGAACCCACGTTAGAAAATTTAAGGACAATGTTAGATAAAGCATTGACAGATTGTGGTGACTTAGCTTTAAAACAACTTCACCAGCTCTATCAAAAACCTGTTGTTGTTCTGGAGCGATCAGACTTCACAGCACCTCTAATAGACTTattctctagcaaaaaaactgatcaACTGTGTGTGGGCATTTCATGA